From Mycobacterium colombiense CECT 3035:
TACCGCGAATACAAGGACATCGTCGGCCAGTTCAGCTACGTCGTGGAGACCGAACGGCGCTTCTACCTGGCCAACAGCGTGGAGATGACGCCGCGCAACGCCGACGGCGAGGTCTACTTCGAGCTGCGGCTGTCCGACGCCTGGGTGTGGGACATGTACCGGCCGGCGCGGTTCGTCAAGCAGGTGCGCGTGGTCACCTTCAAGGACGTCAACATCGAAGAGGTCGAGAAGCCCGAGCTGCGGCTGCCCGAGTAGCCGCTACGCGTTCGGCGGAAGCGGGTTGTCGCCGGGCACCGGCAGCTGGCCACGCTGCTCGATGACCTCCCGGGCGACGTCGGCGAGCTTGATGTTCAGCGCCTGGGAGTGGCGCCGCAACAGGTCGAAGGCGTGTTCCTCGTTCATGTCGTGCAGCATCATCAGCATGCCGACGGCCTTGCCGATCTCACGGTTGCTCAGCAGCCCGCGCCGCAGGCTCGCCGCGTCCTCGCCCTTGTTGACGGCGTTGATCGCGACGCTGGCGAACGCGGCCAGCACCGCCGCCCGCCCCGCGGATTCGGCGTCGAACATGTTCGGTGTGTCGCTGAACAGATTCAGCGCAGCGCCTTTGCGTTTGTCGACCAGCAGCCGGAACCCCATCGCGCCGCGCACCGGTGTCTCGGCGACCAGGACGGCCGCCAGCTTCGGCCACAGCGACGGCGTGGTCAGGTCCGGGTCTATCTGGGGTGTCTCTTCCTCGATCGCGTCGATACACGGGCCGTCGCCGGCACGCCGTTCGAGCTCGTCGATTGCCTGCGCCAGCCGGTCACTGGCGCCGACGGTGACGTATTTGTCGTTCTCGCGCACCAACAGGCTGGCGTGGTCGCAGCCGCGGACGGTCAAGGTGGCGGCGATGCAGATGGCGGCATACATCTGGTTGGCGTCGGAGCCCTGATAGATGATCTCGGCGAGCGCGGCGAAAACCGTCCCGGGGTCGGCCTTCTCCCCGCCATTCACGGACGCGTCCGCGCCGGTCCTCGATTCGTCCGCCATGCTGGGCCTCGTTTTCTGCGGTGCGTTCTCTGCGGTGTCGGACCGCTTTCGA
This genomic window contains:
- a CDS encoding DUF2469 domain-containing protein — its product is MSAEDLEKYETEMELSLYREYKDIVGQFSYVVETERRFYLANSVEMTPRNADGEVYFELRLSDAWVWDMYRPARFVKQVRVVTFKDVNIEEVEKPELRLPE
- a CDS encoding GAF and ANTAR domain-containing protein, producing the protein MADESRTGADASVNGGEKADPGTVFAALAEIIYQGSDANQMYAAICIAATLTVRGCDHASLLVRENDKYVTVGASDRLAQAIDELERRAGDGPCIDAIEEETPQIDPDLTTPSLWPKLAAVLVAETPVRGAMGFRLLVDKRKGAALNLFSDTPNMFDAESAGRAAVLAAFASVAINAVNKGEDAASLRRGLLSNREIGKAVGMLMMLHDMNEEHAFDLLRRHSQALNIKLADVAREVIEQRGQLPVPGDNPLPPNA